A genome region from Methanobacterium aggregans includes the following:
- a CDS encoding tyrosine-type recombinase/integrase: protein MNPEDEELIEQWFLRRNISSGTQKSYLIAIKSFSELMDKTPSELIDEAETEEDAGIRPRKRKLYSHLLKYKKHLEEKVASSTVNLYFSAIKSFYKAFDITLPEIKMDKGDIGLEKNIGKPLTRDDIRKLIGAASIRERALIYLMVMSGMGQNEARNLSIKKFLTSASVAINKELKNLDDLFQNENEVLKEVITIEIRREKVNYRHHTFIPPEVSREIIGYLKERCYGTNEKIRIKNINEPIFVNKKGKELSRDSVVTNFRRIGQDAGFQKEDGAYAFWRSHALRKFFISTIINKRGEKIIADYMAGHKINDQDRTYWQANPDDLKKKYIQTLPYLSIDEAKVKDVETEEFKTLIADSKKKDKEIDTLERKVDVLESLVDGLIARNELDKPKD, encoded by the coding sequence ATGAATCCTGAAGATGAAGAATTAATTGAGCAATGGTTTTTACGGAGGAATATTAGTTCAGGAACCCAAAAGAGTTACCTGATAGCAATTAAATCTTTTTCTGAACTTATGGACAAAACACCATCGGAATTAATTGATGAAGCCGAAACTGAAGAAGATGCTGGTATTCGCCCACGAAAACGTAAATTATACTCTCATCTCCTTAAATATAAAAAACATCTTGAAGAAAAAGTGGCCTCTTCCACTGTAAATCTCTATTTTTCAGCAATTAAATCATTTTATAAAGCCTTTGACATAACACTCCCTGAGATAAAAATGGACAAAGGGGATATTGGGCTTGAAAAAAACATTGGGAAGCCTCTTACACGGGATGATATTCGTAAATTAATTGGTGCAGCGTCGATTAGGGAACGAGCACTCATATATTTGATGGTCATGTCAGGAATGGGTCAAAACGAGGCGAGAAATTTATCAATTAAAAAGTTTTTGACTTCTGCCAGTGTTGCCATAAACAAAGAGTTAAAGAATCTTGATGATCTATTTCAAAACGAAAATGAAGTCTTAAAAGAAGTTATAACTATTGAAATTCGACGTGAAAAGGTAAATTATCGTCATCATACATTCATACCTCCTGAGGTTAGTCGAGAGATCATAGGTTACCTTAAAGAACGTTGCTACGGGACTAATGAAAAAATTCGTATTAAAAATATCAATGAACCAATATTTGTAAATAAAAAAGGTAAAGAATTATCTAGAGACAGTGTAGTTACTAATTTCCGCCGAATAGGACAAGATGCAGGTTTTCAGAAAGAAGATGGAGCTTATGCATTCTGGAGAAGCCACGCACTTCGAAAATTTTTCATCTCAACTATCATAAACAAAAGAGGCGAAAAAATCATAGCAGACTACATGGCAGGACATAAAATAAACGACCAAGATCGCACATACTGGCAAGCGAATCCAGATGATTTGAAAAAAAAGTATATCCAAACATTACCTTACCTCTCTATAGATGAAGCAAAGGTTAAAGATGTAGAAACTGAAGAATTTAAAACCTTAATAGCAGATTCAAAGAAAAAGGACAAAGAGATTGATACTCTTGAAAGGAAAGTAGATGTTTTGGAGTCTTTAGTAGATGGGTTGATAGCTCGAAATGAATTGGATAAACCTAAAGACTAA
- a CDS encoding ribbon-helix-helix protein, CopG family, giving the protein MKVAKSVTLDLKDMHKIEEKIKKGETSNFSHFVRLAIQEKLER; this is encoded by the coding sequence TTGAAAGTTGCAAAAAGCGTGACATTGGATCTAAAAGACATGCATAAAATAGAAGAAAAGATAAAAAAAGGTGAAACAAGTAATTTCAGCCATTTTGTAAGGTTGGCAATTCAGGAAAAGCTTGAAAGGTGA
- a CDS encoding flavin reductase family protein: MEKIDIGRNGFVYPMPVALLGTKVNDKTNFMALGWVMRASMNPPLLTVSVNKNHLTNKAIRENKTFSVNFPSVDLMEKTDYCGLVSGKSTDKSELFEIYYGNLETAPLIEECPLSLECKLNDIYEMPTSDLFIGEIESTYTEKQYLSDGKPDIKKMNPAVLTMPDNNYWGVGKNIGKAWDIGKNLKK, encoded by the coding sequence ATGGAAAAAATAGATATAGGAAGGAATGGATTCGTTTATCCAATGCCAGTTGCACTTTTAGGAACAAAAGTAAATGATAAAACCAATTTCATGGCACTTGGATGGGTGATGAGGGCAAGTATGAATCCCCCACTTTTAACTGTTTCTGTAAATAAAAATCACCTCACAAACAAAGCTATTCGTGAAAATAAGACCTTCAGCGTCAATTTTCCAAGTGTAGACTTGATGGAGAAAACTGATTACTGTGGATTGGTATCTGGAAAAAGCACAGATAAATCAGAGCTATTCGAGATCTACTATGGAAACCTAGAAACAGCACCACTGATTGAAGAATGCCCATTGTCTTTGGAGTGCAAGTTAAACGATATTTATGAAATGCCTACAAGCGATCTCTTCATTGGAGAAATAGAAAGCACGTACACTGAAAAACAATATTTATCAGATGGTAAACCAGACATCAAAAAGATGAACCCTGCAGTTTTAACCATGCCCGATAACAACTACTGGGGTGTGGGTAAAAACATAGGTAAAGCCTGGGACATTGGGAAAAACCTAAAAAAATAG
- a CDS encoding MarR family winged helix-turn-helix transcriptional regulator — MIYQIYGSARLLRFHLQKLLDANEPNFTPEQAFLLYKLYMEDGQSQRQLADKILNDYPNITRLIDKLEKKGYVRREIAENDRRMFKIYMSEKGKSRFNSFIPLIMDEREKLLEGVSSDEEKIVKNVLKRIEENVRKYSS, encoded by the coding sequence TTGATATACCAAATATATGGATCCGCACGTTTGTTACGGTTTCACCTTCAAAAGTTATTGGATGCAAATGAACCAAACTTCACGCCAGAACAGGCCTTTTTACTCTACAAATTGTATATGGAGGATGGTCAGTCCCAGAGACAGCTTGCAGATAAAATTCTAAATGATTATCCTAACATAACTAGACTTATTGACAAACTAGAAAAGAAGGGATACGTGCGCAGGGAAATCGCTGAGAACGATCGTAGAATGTTTAAAATTTACATGTCAGAAAAGGGTAAATCCCGTTTTAATAGTTTTATTCCTCTAATAATGGATGAAAGAGAGAAATTATTGGAGGGTGTCAGTTCTGATGAGGAAAAAATTGTTAAAAATGTTTTAAAACGTATAGAAGAAAATGTACGGAAATATTCCTCATAA
- a CDS encoding CHC2 zinc finger domain-containing protein has protein sequence MKGLQAFYNDFYGGAFHRHFRRPPDFHQPKFRIQFTVENPKSLYLHVDRNSGNHPCYVHLYDHGSKRNLKLGNPKRMVFDRAFFDFDVMNNNIKKVKKKLVELRSHGINHKKDEQEKLKEHLQNMIIKDKISEPAVKEAKNFAVEFKETFGKYPMLFFSGCKGCHAYTFFRATGFISLNRTISWFTENAKKAYNYQTLDTAVSKDAQARLSRVPYSKHQLTDLTVVPFTIDDSYDEIIEKSLNPSVESFEREHYSTNFHKHLQEIDVVEEYNTKMRKPKETVKNQFKGSKDSGPVEDHRVFFKSLLGDPVREYPEKEYVMYQCPFSDHEDLKPSFRVHKTGYYCYGCQRRGNYWQFLKDCYGWGYEEIKIRLISKKN, from the coding sequence ATGAAGGGACTCCAAGCTTTCTACAATGATTTTTATGGGGGTGCATTTCACAGGCACTTCAGGCGTCCACCTGACTTCCACCAGCCCAAGTTCAGGATCCAGTTCACAGTTGAAAACCCAAAAAGTCTGTACCTCCATGTAGATAGGAACAGTGGCAACCACCCATGTTACGTGCACCTGTACGATCATGGAAGTAAGCGTAATTTAAAACTAGGAAACCCCAAGAGGATGGTTTTTGATAGGGCTTTCTTTGATTTTGATGTGATGAATAACAATATCAAAAAAGTTAAGAAAAAACTGGTTGAACTTAGAAGCCACGGCATCAACCACAAAAAGGATGAACAGGAGAAACTCAAGGAACATCTCCAGAACATGATAATAAAAGATAAAATAAGTGAACCTGCAGTAAAAGAAGCCAAGAACTTTGCAGTTGAGTTTAAAGAAACCTTTGGCAAATATCCAATGTTATTCTTTAGCGGATGCAAGGGCTGCCATGCCTACACTTTTTTCAGGGCCACAGGGTTCATAAGCCTCAACAGAACTATCTCGTGGTTTACAGAAAACGCCAAAAAAGCCTACAACTACCAGACCCTTGACACAGCAGTTTCCAAGGATGCCCAGGCCAGGCTCTCAAGGGTGCCCTACAGCAAACACCAGTTAACGGATTTAACTGTTGTACCCTTCACAATAGATGATAGTTACGATGAAATTATTGAAAAATCCTTGAATCCCAGCGTCGAATCCTTTGAAAGGGAACATTATTCAACGAATTTCCATAAACACCTTCAAGAGATAGATGTTGTTGAGGAGTATAACACTAAAATGAGGAAACCTAAAGAAACAGTTAAAAATCAGTTTAAGGGTTCGAAGGACTCTGGACCTGTTGAAGATCACCGCGTATTCTTCAAATCTTTACTGGGAGATCCTGTGAGGGAGTATCCTGAGAAGGAATATGTGATGTACCAATGCCCTTTTTCAGACCATGAGGATCTTAAACCTTCTTTTAGGGTACATAAAACTGGTTATTACTGTTATGGGTGTCAGAGGAGGGGTAATTATTGGCAGTTTTTGAAGGATTGTTATGGTTGGGGCTATGAAGAGATTAAAATACGATTAATATCTAAAAAAAATTAA
- a CDS encoding DUF3800 domain-containing protein, with product MDDIKTTHCAFSDESSYNDGRYRSIGMISMPMNEYKPLEKEFMEIVSSHGKSIKNFKWGKLKNKTMQSGISEVIDLALKKSIENKIRIDVLTWDIEDSSHKIQHRDDVANLARMYFHVFKNVLERRWENESIWDLFPDQNSAINWDLLEDILFSNGFHTLKDSKSFIGFEMFTKSVKIKESSTSSTPLIQLADIFAGMGRYSWESYEKFEEWDILNNGQSLLFPPKEVIKISNTDKYRCPILKQVTKTCKSKKLQLSFNSTKGFHSNNPNKPINFWLYKPQTEKDKAPTK from the coding sequence ATGGATGACATCAAAACTACACATTGTGCTTTTTCTGATGAATCAAGTTACAATGACGGCAGATACAGATCAATTGGCATGATAAGCATGCCCATGAATGAATACAAACCTTTAGAAAAAGAATTTATGGAAATAGTTTCTTCACATGGAAAATCAATTAAAAATTTTAAATGGGGCAAATTAAAAAATAAAACGATGCAAAGTGGTATTTCAGAAGTTATAGATCTTGCATTAAAAAAATCAATCGAAAATAAAATTCGGATAGATGTTTTAACATGGGATATTGAAGATAGTAGCCACAAGATCCAACATAGAGATGATGTTGCTAATTTAGCACGAATGTATTTTCATGTTTTTAAAAATGTATTAGAACGTCGATGGGAAAATGAAAGCATTTGGGATTTATTTCCAGATCAAAATAGTGCCATTAATTGGGATTTATTAGAAGATATACTATTTAGCAATGGTTTTCATACATTGAAGGATAGTAAATCATTTATTGGTTTCGAAATGTTTACAAAATCGGTTAAAATCAAAGAATCAAGTACTTCTAGTACTCCTCTCATTCAGTTAGCAGATATTTTTGCAGGAATGGGAAGATATTCCTGGGAAAGTTACGAAAAATTTGAAGAATGGGACATACTTAATAATGGCCAGTCTCTTCTTTTTCCACCAAAAGAGGTAATTAAAATCAGTAATACTGATAAATATCGATGCCCTATTTTAAAACAAGTCACTAAAACCTGTAAATCAAAGAAACTACAATTATCTTTTAATTCTACCAAAGGATTTCATTCAAATAACCCCAATAAACCCATTAATTTTTGGCTTTATAAACCACAAACAGAAAAAGATAAAGCTCCAACAAAATGA
- the nikR gene encoding nickel-responsive transcriptional regulator NikR — protein sequence MMRISMSLPRKILNDFDDVLKDRGYQSRSKGIRDALKDYILRYQWMNEIEGERIGVITAIYDHHYTGVMEDLTEIQYDYKNYINSTMHVHMADKYCLEVIIVHGDVKYLRDLTEKIMRLKGVEHVKLTSTLASEDQ from the coding sequence ATGATGAGAATCAGCATGTCCTTACCTAGAAAAATATTAAATGATTTCGATGATGTTTTAAAGGATAGGGGATATCAATCCAGGTCCAAGGGAATTAGAGATGCTCTAAAGGATTACATACTCCGCTATCAGTGGATGAATGAGATTGAAGGGGAGCGAATTGGCGTAATTACTGCTATCTACGATCATCACTACACAGGGGTTATGGAGGACTTAACTGAGATTCAGTACGATTACAAGAACTACATAAACTCAACCATGCACGTGCATATGGCCGATAAGTACTGTTTGGAAGTTATAATAGTTCATGGAGACGTAAAATACCTTCGTGACTTAACAGAAAAAATCATGAGGCTTAAAGGGGTTGAGCATGTTAAGCTTACCAGTACCCTTGCTAGTGAGGATCAATGA
- a CDS encoding MarR family winged helix-turn-helix transcriptional regulator gives MKKDARCEDTLCSCLYFASNKLNRLINKMADEEFKKIGLSTSHTFALMAINTEPGLPQIELSKILNIKPSTTSRFIDQLEIKGLATRKAEGKVSHIYPTEKGENLKEEIEECWQNLYKRYSKILGEKEGIELTKLIYAAANELEEKFND, from the coding sequence ATGAAAAAAGATGCCAGATGCGAAGACACCCTATGCAGCTGCCTATATTTTGCAAGTAATAAACTCAACAGACTCATAAACAAAATGGCTGATGAAGAATTTAAAAAGATAGGACTCTCAACATCCCATACCTTTGCTTTAATGGCCATTAACACAGAACCTGGACTTCCACAAATTGAATTAAGTAAAATATTAAATATCAAACCTTCAACAACCTCAAGATTTATAGATCAACTTGAAATCAAAGGATTAGCCACCAGAAAGGCCGAAGGAAAAGTTTCACATATCTATCCCACAGAAAAAGGAGAAAATTTGAAAGAAGAAATAGAGGAATGCTGGCAAAACCTATACAAAAGATATTCCAAAATATTGGGAGAAAAAGAAGGGATCGAATTAACAAAATTAATATATGCTGCTGCTAATGAGCTAGAAGAGAAATTCAACGATTGA
- a CDS encoding TetR/AcrR family transcriptional regulator translates to MSAKANDSKQRILATAIDLIKEKGYNSVTLNDICATANVSKNTFYYYFKSKEDLLIHFYGIPTNKIKMNLASILMEEVNIEQYWKLIEPMLDFIVDNGPEIIKNMIYALINQHMLEVQPSKFGLPNSDVVNTIIKRAQSSNEIRNSSDPVLLANAIRAQVLGIILFWCTENGEFDLKNEIRLILEVCFDVKPELRKATTNTYSKT, encoded by the coding sequence ATGAGTGCAAAAGCTAACGATTCAAAACAAAGGATACTTGCAACAGCAATAGATCTCATAAAAGAAAAAGGATACAATTCAGTAACCCTCAATGATATCTGTGCAACGGCAAACGTCTCAAAAAATACGTTCTATTACTATTTCAAGTCAAAGGAGGATCTATTGATCCATTTTTATGGTATCCCTACAAATAAGATAAAAATGAATCTTGCTTCAATTCTTATGGAAGAAGTCAATATAGAACAGTATTGGAAATTAATAGAACCTATGTTGGATTTTATTGTGGACAATGGGCCTGAAATTATTAAAAACATGATATATGCACTTATAAATCAACACATGTTAGAAGTCCAGCCTTCAAAATTTGGATTACCCAACAGTGATGTAGTAAATACAATTATAAAACGAGCACAATCATCAAACGAAATCCGTAACTCATCTGATCCAGTCCTTTTGGCTAATGCTATACGAGCACAGGTCCTAGGTATTATTCTATTCTGGTGCACTGAAAATGGCGAATTTGATCTCAAAAATGAAATTAGACTCATATTGGAAGTATGCTTCGATGTAAAACCTGAACTACGCAAAGCAACAACAAATACATATTCAAAAACTTAA
- a CDS encoding MATE family efflux transporter — translation MQIEESSQANQSSPQEDDKTEGVSLIMGDPKKAVIKLSGPMIVSMILMTLYNLVNAIWVAGLGGDALAAVGFVTPLYMILVGLSNGLGAGAASAIARYIGENKKKGANNAAIHTIFITISISIVLTVFLLLFLKPILIFMGAGSTIDFAIPFGQVTFGGTILMLFTGAAYGILRAEGDAKRTMYAIVISSVMNMILDPILIYWAGWGISGAAWGTVISMAFVSVVLLYWFFVKKDTYVSFLIGDFKPNRVVAKSILGVSLPASAEFLMMSILVGLVNGLLVVVAGTAAVAVYSAGWRVVMIATMPIIAVGTSVITVAGVSYGARKYENMFIAHRYSIKVGLIIAAATSVLTFVFAPYIAMVFAYTPKSASLAPTIAAFLQVMCFFYLFMPPGIMSCSTFQGVGKGMTSLLLTALRNLIYIELFAYIFVVLLGWGEHGVWWAMVAGNILGGIVAYVWARKYINSLRRNTNPD, via the coding sequence ATGCAAATCGAAGAATCATCCCAAGCAAATCAAAGTTCTCCTCAGGAAGATGATAAAACTGAGGGCGTCTCCCTGATCATGGGAGATCCAAAAAAGGCAGTGATCAAACTTTCAGGGCCGATGATCGTTTCAATGATCCTCATGACCCTTTACAACCTGGTTAATGCAATTTGGGTTGCTGGTCTTGGTGGAGATGCCCTTGCAGCAGTGGGGTTTGTAACACCATTATATATGATACTTGTTGGGCTAAGCAACGGCCTGGGTGCAGGTGCAGCATCTGCAATAGCACGTTATATTGGTGAAAATAAGAAAAAAGGTGCAAATAATGCTGCAATACATACAATATTCATTACAATAAGTATCTCAATCGTCTTGACCGTGTTTCTGCTTCTATTCCTTAAACCAATTCTTATATTCATGGGTGCAGGGAGCACTATAGACTTTGCAATTCCTTTTGGGCAAGTTACCTTTGGAGGAACTATTTTAATGCTTTTTACTGGTGCAGCTTATGGTATACTTCGTGCAGAAGGGGATGCCAAAAGAACCATGTATGCAATAGTAATATCATCAGTCATGAATATGATCCTTGATCCCATACTTATTTACTGGGCAGGTTGGGGTATTTCAGGAGCTGCATGGGGTACAGTCATATCCATGGCGTTTGTATCTGTTGTTCTGCTTTACTGGTTCTTTGTAAAGAAAGATACATATGTTTCCTTCTTAATTGGAGATTTTAAACCAAATCGAGTGGTTGCTAAAAGCATTTTAGGTGTAAGTTTGCCTGCAAGTGCGGAATTTCTTATGATGTCAATTTTGGTAGGTTTAGTTAACGGTCTACTTGTTGTAGTTGCAGGAACAGCTGCAGTTGCAGTTTATTCTGCAGGCTGGAGAGTTGTCATGATAGCTACAATGCCAATAATAGCTGTGGGGACATCAGTAATTACAGTTGCGGGCGTTTCATATGGTGCTCGGAAATATGAAAATATGTTCATAGCACACAGATACTCTATAAAGGTTGGACTCATTATTGCAGCAGCTACAAGCGTTCTAACATTTGTGTTTGCACCCTATATTGCCATGGTATTTGCATACACTCCTAAAAGTGCGTCCTTGGCACCCACAATTGCAGCATTCCTCCAAGTGATGTGCTTCTTCTACCTATTCATGCCGCCAGGAATAATGTCCTGCTCAACATTCCAAGGTGTCGGTAAAGGGATGACATCTCTCCTATTAACAGCACTAAGAAACCTGATTTATATTGAGTTATTTGCCTACATATTTGTAGTACTCCTTGGTTGGGGAGAACATGGAGTATGGTGGGCAATGGTTGCAGGAAATATTCTAGGAGGTATAGTTGCCTATGTTTGGGCACGTAAGTACATCAACAGTTTACGAAGGAACACAAATCCAGATTAG
- a CDS encoding YhgE/Pip domain-containing protein: protein MIKEAIKIFKNDLKTIKNLPLLIVFLIVIISLPSLYILLTVPSVWDPYSQTSNIKVAVVNNDLGYTTNGTYYNVGNTLSDELKNNRNLSWQFVDKNTALSGVKNGKYYAALIIPSDFSENLLSIETTTPQRAKIGYIDNEKLSPIATRLTSAGADGVQNKINDEIIKTIDGIIFGKLSDTGKLAKENKAQFLKLRSSVNELNGKIDTIDASISEANSDMNTVNQIWPKVSTALPEIQKYSNYARKNYDSLYHQILSDPQKSLTKVQNMESQVNTTITGLKYVDAILTSLYNTTGDQELKPVIAQIEDNITKANQVLVVLKNVETAIKDGKNPKGKLAELKSLIDQMDDGVNTLAANKAGINQKINNAAATLSLVNSKWPTIKSAIPIAAAKLNSIDENDIDKLISFSDTDEEDVKNYFEIPVELDKKSMYPVNNYGSALAPFYIALSLWIGCLISVAIVSVRLKSNKKYGARAAYFGRMNLFLMISISQALLIALSALFLNVQTSSAALLILTALMIGACFMVILYSLVSVFGSLGKVMAVVLLILQIASSGGVYPAELQSGFFQVIQPFLPMTYAIRAIREVVAGVLWTSYWYNLGILFIFTGVTMVLTLLVVGKIKDSQGLEEKLKESGLVE from the coding sequence ATGATAAAAGAAGCAATTAAAATATTTAAAAATGATCTTAAAACGATTAAAAACCTCCCATTACTTATAGTTTTTTTGATAGTGATTATTTCTTTACCTTCACTCTACATCCTGCTCACTGTTCCATCGGTATGGGATCCATATTCTCAAACCTCGAATATTAAAGTTGCTGTGGTTAACAATGATTTAGGTTACACCACTAATGGAACATACTACAATGTTGGAAATACATTGTCAGATGAATTAAAAAATAATAGAAATTTAAGCTGGCAGTTCGTTGATAAAAATACTGCATTATCTGGTGTTAAAAATGGAAAATATTATGCAGCATTAATAATTCCGAGTGATTTTAGTGAAAATTTGCTTTCCATCGAAACCACAACTCCTCAACGGGCTAAAATAGGATACATAGACAATGAAAAATTGAGTCCCATTGCAACAAGACTTACCAGTGCTGGAGCAGATGGGGTACAAAACAAAATTAACGATGAAATAATTAAAACCATTGACGGGATCATCTTTGGTAAGCTTAGTGATACAGGGAAGTTAGCTAAAGAAAACAAAGCACAGTTCCTTAAATTAAGATCATCAGTAAATGAGTTAAATGGAAAGATTGATACTATTGATGCATCGATATCCGAAGCAAATTCAGATATGAATACTGTAAACCAGATATGGCCCAAAGTTAGCACAGCACTGCCTGAAATACAAAAATATTCCAATTATGCAAGAAAAAATTATGATTCTCTCTACCATCAGATCTTATCTGATCCACAGAAATCTTTAACCAAAGTTCAGAACATGGAATCACAGGTCAACACCACCATAACTGGCCTCAAATATGTTGATGCTATTTTAACCAGTTTATACAACACAACAGGGGACCAAGAATTAAAACCAGTCATCGCCCAAATTGAAGACAACATCACCAAAGCAAATCAAGTTCTCGTTGTTTTGAAAAATGTAGAAACTGCTATAAAAGATGGTAAAAATCCAAAAGGAAAACTGGCAGAGTTAAAATCTTTAATTGACCAGATGGATGATGGAGTAAATACCTTAGCAGCCAATAAAGCAGGTATAAACCAGAAAATTAATAATGCTGCTGCCACATTAAGTTTGGTTAACTCAAAATGGCCTACAATTAAAAGTGCTATTCCAATAGCTGCAGCTAAACTTAACTCAATAGATGAGAATGATATAGATAAGTTGATCTCATTTTCAGATACTGATGAGGAGGATGTTAAAAATTATTTTGAAATTCCTGTGGAATTGGATAAAAAAAGTATGTATCCTGTGAACAATTATGGGTCCGCCCTTGCTCCATTTTACATTGCCCTATCATTGTGGATAGGGTGTCTTATATCTGTGGCCATAGTATCTGTGCGTTTGAAATCGAATAAAAAATATGGGGCTAGAGCTGCTTATTTTGGAAGAATGAATTTATTTTTAATGATAAGCATATCCCAGGCGTTATTAATTGCATTGAGTGCATTGTTCCTGAATGTACAAACTTCATCAGCAGCACTACTGATCTTAACTGCACTGATGATAGGTGCGTGCTTCATGGTAATCTTGTATTCACTGGTTTCAGTCTTTGGAAGTCTGGGAAAGGTCATGGCAGTTGTATTGTTGATTTTACAAATTGCGTCATCAGGAGGAGTTTATCCTGCAGAACTGCAATCTGGTTTCTTCCAAGTTATACAGCCATTTTTACCAATGACCTATGCTATTAGAGCCATCAGAGAAGTGGTTGCAGGAGTTTTATGGACGAGTTACTGGTACAACCTGGGGATATTGTTCATATTTACAGGTGTAACCATGGTGTTAACTTTGTTGGTTGTGGGAAAAATAAAAGATTCTCAGGGTCTTGAGGAAAAATTAAAGGAAAGTGGTTTGGTTGAATAA
- a CDS encoding methanogenesis marker 8 protein, with product MDEHIIEAVGKARVVIRDGKVVEVGEPKISYCPIFDKNRGIKEITSEAVRKNIEFRIKDFGMCTSERKLRMKDFLSFGVSETLSTSLDEDLIDCAVIVSEGCGTVILTDPEFVQGMAGRISAFISTTPITKIIETIGPENVLDPETAEINQIKGVLKAIEMGYRNIAVSVVSPEDAKKLRDIEKENEDVNIYIFAAHVTEMSEEDAKALFDTADVLTSCASKYINEVGNDRGIFKVGASVPIFGPTEAGEKFLKTRIEKIGGLKDKPNAKIPDPLI from the coding sequence ATGGATGAACATATAATAGAAGCAGTTGGAAAAGCAAGGGTTGTCATAAGGGACGGAAAAGTAGTGGAAGTTGGAGAGCCCAAAATCAGTTACTGTCCCATTTTCGATAAAAACAGAGGAATCAAAGAGATTACATCTGAAGCAGTGCGAAAGAATATAGAATTTCGAATTAAAGACTTTGGAATGTGTACCTCTGAAAGAAAGCTACGTATGAAAGATTTTCTATCCTTTGGTGTATCTGAAACATTGAGCACTTCACTCGATGAAGATCTGATCGATTGTGCTGTTATTGTCAGCGAAGGATGCGGAACAGTTATCCTAACAGATCCTGAATTTGTTCAAGGAATGGCCGGTCGAATATCAGCTTTCATAAGCACAACACCAATCACCAAGATCATAGAAACTATTGGACCTGAAAATGTTCTTGATCCTGAAACAGCTGAAATTAACCAGATAAAAGGTGTTTTAAAGGCCATTGAAATGGGTTACAGGAACATTGCAGTTTCAGTTGTGTCTCCAGAGGATGCCAAAAAGCTTCGAGATATCGAAAAAGAAAATGAAGATGTCAATATCTACATATTTGCAGCCCATGTAACTGAAATGTCAGAAGAAGATGCAAAAGCTTTATTTGACACTGCAGACGTACTCACAAGCTGCGCATCCAAATACATCAACGAAGTGGGTAACGATAGAGGAATATTCAAGGTCGGTGCATCTGTACCTATATTTGGACCTACAGAAGCTGGAGAAAAATTCCTAAAAACAAGGATAGAAAAAATTGGAGGATTAAAAGACAAACCCAATGCTAAAATACCAGATCCTCTAATCTAA